The Candidatus Desulfofervidus auxilii DNA segment CACCTGAAGTAACCAGAAGACTTTTAGAAATGACCAAAACTTATGGGAGGGCCTCTTGAGACAAATTTTTTGAATTATTTTAATTATTTTGTATTTTGTATTATGCGATATTTATGGCTATAGAAAGAGAAGCCAGGAAATGGAGAAATTCACAATTCAAGTAACTTGTCTCACTTCATAAGTGGATTAAGAAAACTGTATTTTGTAGGTTTGACATCAACTCGTGCAAATTATAAAAGTCCATCCAGAGGGCTTTGGACTCCTTGCTAGCCAGGTGAGAAATTGACTAACCTCCTCTTCTCCCATTTCCTCGGGATGGCGTTTACCGTTAAAAACAATAAACCTTTTAATCCACTGCACATAAGCCTCTTCTGTGCGGTAGCTGTAATGCTTTAGCCTCAGGACATTACGGACTTGATCTAGAAGTCTGAGTTTGGTTTGCTGATGTGAATGATGTTTTGCCATGGCAAATACATAGTAGTCTAATCTGATTAATTTGGCAAGAGATTTTGCATTTTAGGATACCTAAACTTTTTATTTTTAGGCTTTCTAAAAATCACCAAATTCTTTCTAACGCATATTTATTTTAAATATATAAAATATTATACTGCCTAAGAGAGAAAAAGATAGATTGATTAAGAGTTTTTGTTGACAGAAATTATGAGGGATAGTAATATGGCTTTTAGGGAGTAGAATATATAGTTAAACCGCCAATAGATTGATAAGATATGAGAGGTAATTCTATGACAGCGAAAGAAATTAAGACAAAAGAAAACGTTTTGGAGTTAATCCGTTCAAACCAAGACAAAATAAGGTCTTACGGAGTAAGGAAATTAGGTCTCTTTGGCTCCTTTGTCCGTGGTGAACAGAAACCGGAAAGCGATATAGATTTACTAGTGGAGTTTCAGCAAGATAAGAAGAGCTTCGATAATTTCATACAACTCGCCTTTTTTTTAGAGGAAATCCTTGAACGTCGAGTAGAGCTAATCACAATTGATGCTCTCAGTCCGTACATCGGCCCACATATTATTAAAGAGGTGGAATATGTCAATTTTTCCTCTTGAGTACCTACGCCATATTATGGATGAAATTGAATATCTCATAGATCGATCAGCAAATTTAAGTAAAGAAGATTTTCTCGGTGATGAAACCCTGAAAAGGGCCTTTGTACGAAGCATTGAGATTATTGGTGAAGCAGTTAAGAAGATTCCTTCTGATTTCAAGCAAAAATATTCTCATATTGAGTGGAGAGCTATGGCAGGAATGAGAGATAAATTAATACACGATTATTTTGGAATAGACTATGAGATCGTGTGGGATGTTGTAACCAACAAGATCCCAACTCTTCGGCTGAAAATTAAGGAAATTCTGGATAAGGAGCGTCCCATCTGAATAGGGCAATGGACACCTCGGTAAAAAGGCGGTTTAACAAGGCGCTGCACCGGTACCCTGCACCTGACCGCTATTCCGCTGGCCTGCCTGTCCCCGCCTGCCTGCGGGCAGGCCTGCCTGCCGTCGGGCAGGGGCAGACAGGCGCTCCATGGCGGCAGGTGAGCTTTGGCGTTATGTTTCTTAATTAATTAATCGGAGCAATTATGCCGGATAAAACAACAATTCAAGAATATATTAATAATTTTAGAAGAAGACTTGCTCGTTTCCTAAAACCCGGTATTGGCGTTACTTGTAATGTCTATCCTGCTAAATCTGGGGGAGCAATTTTAGAGTTTACAATAGGTCCTGGATTAAAAAATGATGATGTTTACCAAGAAGTAAGTCAAACTCTTAGCAAAATATTATCCAAAATAAAACAGCGCGCTTTTGGTGGTAATCTGGATGGTTTTATATTCAGGGGTACAAATGTAATTCTTGAGGACAATAGAATTATCTTCATCAAAGATGATTCCCCTTCTGAATGGACTGATAAAGCAGCGGCGCATGATTTAGAACGCATTTTACCTAAATCTCGGAGAAATGCGCCATGAAATTAGGAAAAATGGAAGGTACTCCAGAAGAAATTCGGGATTTCTTCCAAAATAACGGACTCAATATAGAGGATTATTTGGAAAAACCTGACACTCCTATTAGCCGAATTTGGTTTGTAATCTCCGCCATTTTAATTGTTGCATCTATTGTTCTTTTAACGCTGGTACAGCCAACCTTGAAAGCAATTCGGACATTTCTATTTGTGTCTGGATGTGGTGGCGGTCTCTGGCTGGCGGTCATTATTCAAATAAGGTTCAAAAGTACATGGGCTGCTGGCTTTATCGCAGTAGGAACTATTTTACTTATGTTAGTTGCTATCGGAGCAATAACTCCAATAGAATTACTAGAAAATATAAAATCATTAAAAAATTGAAACATAACAATGCAGTGCAGGGGACGCTTATTTCGCTGGCGCTCATAAGCGCCCCTGACTTTAGACGTTAGGAAACATGAGAAACGAGGGTAAAGATGAAAAATTTCAATGTATATGAACTTGAAGGTTATAAAATGGGAATAGGAAAAGGAATAATTCTCACTTTACTAACCTGTGGTATTTACAATCTGTTCTGGCAGAATCACCAGATAAAAACTGTTAACTTTCTTTTAAAACGAAATGAGTTGTCATTTTGGAAATGGTTTTTCTTTTCCTTGCTAACTTGTGGATTATATCATATCTATTATGAATATGTTATGGCACGGGCAATAATAGAAATTCAGAGCAAATATCAATTTCCTATTCAAAGTGGGAGTTTACCCACAGTTGCCATAATTCTCTCAATTATTGGGCTCCCCTTGGTAGTAGATGCTATTGAACAAAAAGAGTTAAATGGGATTATTGAGCATATCTTCAGTAGGAAATAGCAATGCAGCCAAAAAGATCTGTCCAAACATTTAGTGCAGTGATAATGAGTGGATGGATAGTAGTGGGTATTGGTATACAAATAAATTTTGTAAAGAGTGTGATTTTAAGGATTTTTGAATTTGTATTTTGTCCTTTTCATGAAATTACTGGAATTCCATGTCCTGGATGTGGCATGACTAGAGCATTTTTGGCCTTGTCCCAATTTAGAATAAAGGAGGCAATCCAGTATAATCCATTTAGCATTCTACTTTTTGGTTTATTGTTATGCCAAATAACTCCGTGGTCTAAAAAAGTAGAAATTTTATTTCGTAAATATTCAGTTTATGAAATACTACTTGGTGTGGTATTAACCTGGTGGGTTATTTGGAGAGTAATTCCATGTTTATCAAGATAGAAAGACAACTTTTCTTTTTAAAGAAAGGAGTGATTTCCTA contains these protein-coding regions:
- a CDS encoding DUF2752 domain-containing protein, whose amino-acid sequence is MQPKRSVQTFSAVIMSGWIVVGIGIQINFVKSVILRIFEFVFCPFHEITGIPCPGCGMTRAFLALSQFRIKEAIQYNPFSILLFGLLLCQITPWSKKVEILFRKYSVYEILLGVVLTWWVIWRVIPCLSR
- a CDS encoding DUF4234 domain-containing protein, which codes for MKNFNVYELEGYKMGIGKGIILTLLTCGIYNLFWQNHQIKTVNFLLKRNELSFWKWFFFSLLTCGLYHIYYEYVMARAIIEIQSKYQFPIQSGSLPTVAIILSIIGLPLVVDAIEQKELNGIIEHIFSRK
- a CDS encoding nucleotidyltransferase family protein yields the protein MTAKEIKTKENVLELIRSNQDKIRSYGVRKLGLFGSFVRGEQKPESDIDLLVEFQQDKKSFDNFIQLAFFLEEILERRVELITIDALSPYIGPHIIKEVEYVNFSS
- a CDS encoding DUF86 domain-containing protein, coding for MSIFPLEYLRHIMDEIEYLIDRSANLSKEDFLGDETLKRAFVRSIEIIGEAVKKIPSDFKQKYSHIEWRAMAGMRDKLIHDYFGIDYEIVWDVVTNKIPTLRLKIKEILDKERPI